The following proteins come from a genomic window of Anopheles ziemanni chromosome 3, idAnoZiCoDA_A2_x.2, whole genome shotgun sequence:
- the LOC131290020 gene encoding elongator complex protein 1, whose translation MQWSPDQEVVVFVDKMLNVVTMIGSEYEPINEVQLKEDTFGDRAFMSVGWGKKETQFRGSEGKPTAKKPKKTQDDNDPEDEENTGDEDEICEEDPYTCISWRADGEFFAVSYEAPGGQRAFKVFNKEGTLQYTSERCENLYSAVAWRPSGQWIAMPQVVGEKFVIALFEKNGLRHREIETNLTTKEHEITSLHWSPDSEVLAVVWYTPGQEDGNIFLYVMGNYHWYLKQHLPSKCVVYGVQWDQRHSAGKTLHFLTSALQYERIRFDFRVDRSVGHGEDDEAMVAVIDGKKLCLSSFRRSIVPPPMCNYTLTLPDEKEGPEDEFPKCINAVGFIRFPGKCKFDTEMQPEASVNAFYVVDSYNVIRFYDVTLTEQSVENGPKRKILSGVKHLHRLEPDPEKYSEFYDILTHGLWVNATHFVLCRNNKFVEMLLGYLEGAQFCIEIDYFSTGIYIDNESIGCLEALESDKVLLELSSGRLLVVGGFTVGVPTLRINYSFPTKLHSTLPEFCEQIFVDRQRPTPTVYAFSQSRRNLYHNGTLLASEVTSAFLSEAYLLFTTIAELKFVTLGDAPGTSIVGERRLERGSKLVTVVPKASRTVFQLPRGNLEAINPRVLSLCLIAKHLDAFEYHEAFDIMRKERINLNLLVDHDPERFLAHLGSHFIPQITNVSWLNLFVTDLANEDVCRTMYESNYPERQLAPKTLTTSGSVGYTVEGKIQFICDRLLDVMDSNPTILTQPKITCHVKQGHLEKALSLIWTLKRDQPTPELAEQALRYLLYLVEVNVLYDVALGMYDFGLVLFVATKSQKDPKEYLPFLNELKRYDEHYRKFRIDCHLKRYNRALDHISRCDVNEDRLREALELIVTHDLYTVGIECYRASGNEQHLQKIREQYADHLRKTGKHAEASLMYERTGDIQQAISSARHALDWRRVLRLSARSMDPDGVRPVLRSLVPALVEAGDYDAAATIAHEHLNDVRLAVDSLLKGFQYERALLVAVAGGNELDRELHETIKENFRQYLNQLISALSSDKEQFLHQKERLAAVREAREKARAAGSADQGDADGEGDCGDCDLFSDSSTVASSRHTSSSGRSGKSHRSSKNRRKHERKLLNLKEGNQFEDLALIDALHGLVLRLCDVEKQRHVRSICQVALELGFDVEAQTIQRDYAALFQLIRYSLDAIWIPEMIVPGGPPTTGEPAVMQTPADMLQAQSAQRYALIKPHQRYKPDIQLIAWQWDILK comes from the exons ATGCAATGGAGCCCGGACCAGGAGGTAGTCGTGTTTGTTGATAAGATGCTGAACGTTGTCACTATGATTGGCAGCGAGTATGAACCGATTAATGAGGTACAACTGAAAGAAGACACATTCGGTGACCGTGCTTTCATGAGCGTCGGGTGGGGTAAGAAGGAAACTCAGTTTCGTGGATCGGAAGGCAAACCAACCGCAAAGAAGCCGAAGAAGACCCAGGACGATAATGATCCTGAGGACGAGGAGAATACAGGTGATGAAGATGAAATCTGCGAAGAAGATCCCTACACCTGTATAAGCTGGCGAGCGGATGGGGAGTTTTTTGCCGTTAGCTACGAAGCACCAGGCGGACAACGTGCCTTTAAAGTTTTCAATAAAGAAGGTACCTTACAGTACACATCTGAGCGATGCGAAAACCTGTATAGTGCCGTTGCCTGGCGACCATCGGGTCAATGGATTGCGATGCCACAGGTTGTCGGCGAAAAGTTCGTGATTGCGCTGTTCGAAAAGAATGGCCTTCGTCATCGAGAAATCGAGACTAACCTCACGACGAAAGAGCACGAGATAACGTCGCTGCATTGGAGCCCCGACTCAGAAGTGTTGGCCGTGGTATGGTACACACCAGGACAAGAGGATGGTAATATTTTCCTGTATGTAATGGGCAATTATCACTGGTATCTCAAGCAGCACCTTCCAAGCAAATGTGTCGTGTATGGTGTTCAGTGGGATCAACGCCATTCGGCGGGAAAAACGTTGCACTTCTTAACAAGCGCCCTTCAGTACGAGCGGATTCGTTTTGATTTTCGCGTCGATCGTTCAGTGGGACACGGCGAGGACGACGAGGCGATGGTTGCCGTCATCGACGGAAAAAAACTATGCTTGAGCTCATTCCGACGTTCCATTGTCCCACCGCCGATGTGTAACTACACATTGACTCTTCCGGATGAAAAGGAAGGTCCGGAAGACGAATTTCCAAAATGCATCAACGCCGTCGGATTCATACGTTTTCCAGGCAAGTGCAAATTTGATACCGAAATGCAACCAGAAGCCAGTGTAAATGCGTTTTATGTTGTTGACTCGTATAATGTTATAAGATTCTACGATGTAACGCTCACGGAACAGAGCGTGGAGAATGGTCCGAAGCGTAAGATTCTATCCGGTGTAAAACACTTGCACCGTCTTGAGCCAGACCCGGAGAAATACAGTGAGTTTTATGACATTCTTACACACGGCTTGTGGGTTAATGCAACCCATTTTGTGCTCTGCCGCAACAATAAGTTTGTTGAGATGTTACTGGGATATCTGGAAGGTGCACAGTTCTGCATTGAAATTGACTACTTCTCTACCGGAATTTATATCGATAATGAGTCGATTGGTTGCCTTGAGGCGCTAGAATCGGACAAGGTACTCCTTGAGCTGAGTTCCGGAAGATTGTTGGTGGTTGGAGGATTTACAGTTGGCGTGCCGACCCTTCGGATTAACTATTCGTTTCCCACCAAACTCCACAGTACGTTGCCGGAGTTTTGTGAACAGATTTTCGTTGACCGCCAACGCCCTACTCCGACCGTGTACGCGTTCTCCCAAAGTCGCCGCAATCTGTACCACAACGGAACTCTTCTGGCTTCAGAGGTAACGTCTGCGTTTCTTTCCGAAGCGTACCTCCTCTTCACCACGATTGCAGAGTTAAAGTTTGTCACATTGGGAGACGCGCCGGGTACCTCGATTGTTGGTGAACGACGGCTTGAGCGGGGCTCGAAGCTCGTCACGGTGGTCCCAAAAGCTTCACGCACCGTGTTTCAACTTCCCCGAGGCAACCTGGAGGCGATCAATCCACGCGTCTTGTCGCTTTGTCTCATCGCGAAACATCTCGATGCTTTCGAGTACCACGAAGCTTTCGACATTATGCGCAAGGAGCGCATAAACCTGAACCTTCTCGTTGACCATGACCCGGAGCGGTTTCTAGCCCATCTGGGCTCACACTTCATTCCACAGATAACGAACGTGAGCTGGTTGAATCTTTTCGTCACGGATCTAGCCAACGAGGATGTGTGTCGCACGATGTATGAAAGCAACTATCCCGAGCGGCAACTGGCACCCAAGACCTTGACCACCTCCGGTAGCGTCGGGTATACAGTGGAAGGGAAGATTCAGTTCATATGCGACCGGCTGTTGGATGTGATGGACAGCAACCCCACGATACTTACACAACCGAAGATCACTTGTCACGTGAAACAGGGCCATCTGGAGAAGGCCCTTTCGCTCATATGGACTCTTAAACGCGATCAACCCACACCCGAGCTGGCGGAACAAGCGCTTCGATATCTGCTCTACCTGGTCGAAGTAAACGTGTTGTACGATGTGGCTCTGGGGATGTACGACTTTGGGCTGGTGCTGTTCGTCGCCACCAAATCGCAGAAGGACCCGAAGGAGTATCTGCCCTTCCTGAATGAACTGAAGCGGTATGATGAGCACTACAGGAAGTTCCGCATCGATTGCCATCTGAAGCGGTACAATCGTGCACTGGACCACATTTCTCGTTGCGACGTTAACGAGGATCGTTTGCGGGAAGCATTGGAGCTGATCGTCACCCATGACCTGTACACGGTCGGGATCGAATGTTATCGAGCGAGTGGTAACGAGCAACATCTGCAAAAAATTCGGGAACAGTATGCCGATCACCTTCGCAAGACGGGCAAGCATGCCGAGGCGAGTTTGATGTACGAGCGTACTGGAGACATTCAACAGGCCATAAGTTCCGCCCGCCACGCCCTGGACTGGCGCCGTGTCCTTCGTCTGAGCGCCCGATCGATGGACCCAGACGGGGTCCGACCGGTTCTTCGTTCGCTGGTGCCAGCACTCGTAGAAGCAGGAGATTATGATGCGGCGGCCACGATTGCCCACGAACATTTGAACGATGTTCGGCTAGCGGTGGACAGTCTTCTGAAGGGCTTCCAGTATGAACGAGCTCTTTTGGTGGCGGTGGCTGGTGGAAACGAGTTGGACCGAGAGCTGCATGAAACGATCAAAGAAAACTTTCGCCAGTATCTAAATCAGCTCATTTCCGCACTCTCCAGCGACAAGGAACAATTCTTGCACCAAAAGGAACGACTGGCGGCGGTTCGGGAGGCACGAGAAAAGGCACGAGCCGCTGGTTCGGCGGACCAGGGTGATGCGGACGGTGAGGGCGATTGTGGTGATTGCGATCTGTTTTCGGACAGTTCTACTGTTGCTTCTTCGCGTCACACATCTAGCAGTGGGCGATCTGG AAAATCACACCGTTCTAGCAAGAACCGTCGTAAGCACGAGCGTAAACTGCTAAACCTGAAGGAGGGTAACCAGTTCGAGGATCTCGCCCTGATCGACGCTCTGCATGGGCTCGTGCTTCGACTCTGCGATGTTGAAAAGCAACGCCACGTTCGCAGCATCTGCCAGGTGGCACTAGAGCTTGGGTTTGATGTCGAAGCGCAAACCATCCAACGCGACTATGCGGCGCTTTTCCAGCTGATTCGGTACTCGCTGGATGCCATCTGGATACCGGAAATGATTGTACCCGGTGG
- the LOC131284313 gene encoding elongator complex protein 1-like, with product MIAVIDGTKLRLSSYRRSIIPPPMCNYTLTLPQGPQGEVPTCVNAVGFIRYPGKSVSLKEDVSANAFFVVDSYNVITFYDLKVTKQCKDSGPMRTVSSAVNTLLRLSPLRDPFCQTSDSLLNCLWINPDNFVLSCNNYLVALCSKEGPEDYQDYVSIEKNSKEPFVDNETIGSVEALGPDKVLIELTSGRIMEVGNFIVGKRCTPYNKFSTKLYGTIPEFCEQLFVSKQQATTHVYAFSESHRNLYHNGSLVASDVTSVFHAKTYLLFTTRTELKFVPLQDRPGFTIIGERPLERLRGDLEAINPHNLSLSFIAKRLEALEYQEAFKIMRKERINLNLLVDDDPERFLAHLRSHFLPQITNVSWLNLFITDLANEDVCRTLYESNYPGWQLAPVNLASVSSGGYAVEGKIQFICDRLLDVMDSNPTILTQPKITCHVKQGQLEKALSLIWALKRDQPTPELAEQALRYLLSLIEPNVLYDVALGMYDLDLVRFVADISKKNSKEYLSFLNALKRQNEHYRKFRIDCHLKRYNRAVAHISHIKTTKERSREVMELIFNHGLYTVGIEHFRTSGNEENLRKICEQYAGHLRTTGKHAEYLNQLITALSSDKEQFLHQKERLAVVRELRERAHSWPAVEDEGDYGECDLLSDSSTDACPCRRSGQPQRSAKKRRIEKRKLVSLKEGSPFEDLALIVALHQLILRVCRVERQQHIRSICQVAFELDFHTEARTIQRDYEGFIQLIQNSMDAIWIPEMLVRGRLRTCEAATGKISSTLLQPHAAQRYALLGNMEN from the exons ATGATTGCCGTCATCGACGGTACTAAACTACGCTTGAGCTCATACCGTCGTTCCATTATACCACCGCCGATGTGTAACTACACATTGACTCTACCGCAAGGACCTCAAGGAGAAGTACCAACATGTGTCAACGCCGTCGGATTCATTCGTTACCCAGGCAAGTCGGTTAGCCTTAAAGAGGATGTAAGCGCCAATGCGTTCTTTGTCGTCGATTCGTACAACGTGATTACTTTTTACGATTTAAAGGTTACGAAACAGTGTAAAGATAGTGGCCCAATGCGCACCGTATCATCGGCAGTTAATACATTACTCCGGCTATCGCCACTCCGCGACCCTTTCTGCCAAACCAGCGACTCGCTACTTAACTGTTTATGGATAAATCCGGATAATTTTGTGTTATCCTGCAACAATTATTTAGTTGCCTTATGTTCAAAAGAAGGACCTGAAGATTATCAGGATTATGTATCGATTGAGAAGAATTCGAAAGAACCATTCGTCGACAATGAAACGATCGGTAGTGTTGAAGCACTGGGTCCGGATAAGGTACTCATCGAACTGACCTCCGGAAGGATAATGGAAGTAGGGAATTTTATCGTCGGGAAACGGTGTACGCCCTATAATAAGTTCTCAACCAAACTCTACGGTACGATACCGGAGTTTTGCGAGCAGCTTTTCGTCAGCAAACAACAAGCGACCACGCACGTATACGCGTTCTCCGAAAGTCACCGAAATCTGTACCATAATGGAAGCCTTGTTGCGTCCGACGTAACATCAGTTTTCCATGCCAAAACGTACCTTCTTTTCACCACCAGGACGGAATTGAAATTTGTCCCACTGCAAGACCGGCCTGGTTTCACGATTATTGGTGAACGTCCACTCGAG CGTCTTCGGGGCGATCTGGAGGCGATCAATCCGCACAACTTGTCGCTTTCTTTCATCGCGAAGCGCTTGGAGGCACTCGAGTATCAAGAAGCGTTCAAAATTATGCGCAAGGAGCGCATAAATCTGAATCTTCTCGTTGACGATGACCCGGAGCGGTTTCTGGCGCACTTACGATCACACTTTCTCCCACAAATAACGAACGTGAGCTGGTTAAACCTATTCATCACGGATCTAGCCAACGAGGATGTGTGTCGCACGTTGTATGAAAGCAACTATCCCGGGTGGCAACTGGCTCCTGTAAATTTGGCGAGCGTCAGTAGTGGTGGGTATGCAGTGGAAGGAAAGATACAGTTCATATGCGACCGGCTGTTGGATGTGATGGACAGCAACCCCACGATACTTACTCAGCCGAAGATCACCTGTCACGTGAAACAGGGCCAGCTGGAGAAGGCCCTTTCGCTCATATGGGCTCTTAAACGCGATCAACCCACACCCGAGCTGGCGGAACAAGCGCTTCGATATTTGCTCAGCCTGATTGAACCTAATGTGCTATACGATGTAGCACTAGGGATGTACGACTTAGATCTAGTACGATTCGTCGCAGACATCTCCAAGAAGAACTCGAAGGAGTATCTATCCTTCTTGAATGCGCTGAAGCGGCAGAATGAGCACTATCGGAAGTTCCGCATCGATTGCCATCTGAAGCGATACAATCGTGCGGTGGCACATATTTCACACATCAAGACGACGAAGGAACGTTCGCGGGAAGTGATGGAATTGATCTTTAATCATGGACTTTATACGGTCGGGATTGAACACTTTCGAACGAGCGGTAACGAGGAAAATCTACGAAAAATTTGCGAACAGTATGCAGGGCACCTACGGACGACGGGCAAGCATGCCGAG TATCTAAATCAGCTCATAACTGCACTCTCCTCGGATAAGGAACAATTTTTGCACCAAAAGGAACGGCTGGCGGTGGTGCGAGAGCTACGAGAAAGGGCACACAGCTGGCCGGCAGTAGAAGACGAGGGTGATTATGGTGAATGCGATCTACTTTCGGACAGTTCCACCGATGCCTGTCCGTGCCGCAGATCAGG ACAACCACAGCGCTCAGCCAAGAAGCGCCGTATAGAAAAGCGGAAACTTGTTTCCCTAAAGGAGGGCAGCCCGTTCGAGGATCTTGCCCTGATCGTTGCCCTCCACCAGCTAATACTTCGCGTTTGCCGTGTTGAAAGGCAGCAACATATTCGTAGTATATGCCAGGTGGCATTTGAGCTCGACTTCCACACCGAGGCGCGTACCATTCAACGGGATTATGAGGGCTTTATCCAGCTGATTCAGAATTCAATGGATGCCATCTGGATACCGGAAATGCTGGTCCGCGGGAGATTACGAACTTGCGAGGCAGCGACAGGAAAAATCTCTTCTACTTTGCTGCAACCACATGCCGCCCAGCGGTATGCTTTATTAGGTAATATGGAAAACTAG